GCGTGCGGCCCGGCCCTTCGAGTTGCTGGAGACGCTGCGGCTGCACGAGGGCCAGTGGCTGCGGGTCGGGCGCCACCTGCAGCGCCTCGAACGCGCCGCCGGCCATTTCGGGCACGCCTTCGAACGCGAGTCCGTCGAGCGGGCCCTGCGCGCCCTGGCTGCCACCCATGTGCGGGGCGACTGGCGCGTGCGGCTGCTGCTGCCGCCCGACGGCCGGGTGCGGCTGGAGGCCTTCGCGCTGGCGCCGACGCCGGCCGGCCAGAAGGTGCGTCTGGCCACCCGCGCCATCGATGCCGGCAGCGAATTCGTGCGCTTCAAGACCACTCGTCGCGATGCCTACGATGCTTTCGCGCCGGCCGAACCCGGCGTGTTCGACACCCTGCTGTGGAATGAGCAAGGCCAGCTCACCGAGTTCACCCGCGGCAACCTGGCGGTGCGCCTGGAGGGCCGCTGGCTGACGCCGGCGCTCGGCTGCGGGCTGCTCGACGGCGTGCTGCGCGCCGAGCTGCTCGAGCAGGGGCAGCTGGCCGAGGCCATCCTCGACATCGGCTGCCTCGAGCGTGCCGACGGCCTCGCCTTCTTCAACAGCCTCCGGGGGTGGGTGGAGGTGACACTGGAGCGCCCATGATGAAAAAACCCGCCAGGGCCGACAGCCGGGCGGGTTTTGGAAGTCGCGGCCCGGGAGCGGGCGGGAGCGTCACTTGACGGACAACACCCACTGCACCAGTTGCTTGGCTTCGGCTTCGCTGACTTGCGCGTTGGCCGGCATCGGCACCGGGCCCCACACGCCGGCGCCACCCTTGATGACCTTCTGAGCCAGCTTGTCGGCCGCGTCCTTCTGGCCGGCGTACTTGGCCGCCACGTCCTTGAAGGACGGGCCCACCAGCTTCTTGTCGGTGGCGTGGCAGGCCATGCAGTTCTTCTGCTGGGCCAATTGCTGGCTGGCGAACGCGGGAGAGGCGGCGCAGGTCGCGCTCAGTGCGGCAACGAGAGCGAGGGCGTGTTTCATTGCTTCCTTTCGGTTCACGTGGGGTTTGGGATACATTTTGTTCAACGTATTCTATTCGGCGGGCTGAAACCTTTCCTTGAGGGAAAACAGTTCGCACCGTGGAGAAAAAGTCATGTGGTTTGTCGGCTTGGGCCTGCTCTTCATCCTGATGAAGTGGGCCGAGTTCGGGCCGGTCGCGGCCTGGGAGTGGTGGTGGGTGCTGTCGCCCTTCCTGGCTGCCATCTTCTGGTGGATGTGGGCGGACGGCACCGGCTACACCAAGCGACGTGAGGTCGAGAAGATGGAGGCCCGCAAGGAGGAGCGCCGCAAGAAGAACCTGGCTGCGCTCGGCATGGAGCCGCGCAAGCGTCGCTGACATGCGGCGTGCGCCGGAGTGTGGCCGGCCGGTGCCGTGCTGTGGCGCGGGGCCGCCCGATCCAGGCGCTGGTTCCGGGCCGCGGGAGCGTGCGCAGCGGTGAGCATGGCGGCTGCTTTGCCGCCGGTCCTGCCTCTCATTGTCCCAGGCATGTCGGGTTTTCGTGTTCTCGTGATCGGCGGCTACGGCTTTTTCGGGCGCCGGCTGGTGGAGCGGCTGGGCCGTGATCCACGCTACGAAGTGGTGCTGGGTGGCCGTTCGCTGGAGCAGGCACGGTCCGCCGTCGCGGCCTTGCAGCCGGCCGCACGCGCCCGGCTGGAGGCCACCAGGCTGGACGCCACGGCACCCGCATCGCTCGCGCAGGCGCTGCAGCAGTGGCAGCCGCAGCTGGTGGTGCACACCTCGGGGCCCTTCCAGGGCCAGGACTATCGGGTGGCGCAGGCCTGCATTGACGCTCGCACGCACTATGTCGACCTTGCCGACGGCCGCGAGTTCGTCTGCGGCATTGGCGGGCTGGATGCCGCCGCATGTCGCCGTGGTGTGCTGGTGGCCAGCGGCGCCAGTTCGGTGCCGGCCCTCTCTGCCGCAGCGGCCGACCACCTGGCCGCCGGCTGGCAGCGGGTCGACCGCATCGACATCGGCATCAGTCCCGGCAACCGGACCGACCGCGGCCTGGCCACCGTGACCGCCATCCTGAGCTATTGCGGGCAGCCACTGCCCGGCCGCAGCGGGGCTGTCGGCTGGTCCGGCAGCTGGCGGCACCGCTATGCAGCGCCGGTCGGCGAGCGGCTGCTGTCGCCTTGCGATGTGCCCGACCTCGCGCTGCTGCCGGCACGCTATCCCGGGCAGCCGGCGGTGCGTTTCGGCGCCGGGCTGGAGCTGCGCTGGATGCACCGCGGCATGAACCTCATGGCGGCCCTCGCCCGGCGTGGCTGGGTGCGCGACTGGTCGGCGCATGCCCGGCTGCTGAAGGCGGTGGCCGACCGCGTGCGCCGCTTCGGTTCGGATGCGGGAGCCATGCATGTGGAGGTGCAGGGCCTGGACGCCGCAGGGCGCCCGGCTCGCCGGCAATGGGAATTGCTGGCCACCGCGGGCGACGGACCCTCGGTGCCGACACTCGCGGCGGCGGCGCTGGCCCGCCGGCTGGCCGGCGGTGACCTGGTCCACCGAGGTGCGCTGCCCTGTCTGGGCCTGCTCACGCTGGACGATGTCGCCGCGCAGGCGCAGGGACTGCAGATTGTGATGAAGGAGATCGAGCCATGAGGCCCGCAAGGCAGCACGGTGCTTCGGAAACGCCGGCAGGCGCCACGCGGCAAGCAGTGGCGGCGCCAGTGCCGTCCATGTACGAGTCGGTGATGGGGGAGGCGTATGGTCGGCTGGCGCCTGCCGTGCAAGACTTTCATCGGCTGGCCGGCCGCCTGGCGCTGCGCGGCGAGGTCGTCGTGCAGGCACCGGCCGGCTGGCTTGCCCGCCTGCTGGCCTGGGCGCTGCGGGCGCCGTTGCGGGCCAGTGCCGGGCCGATCCGCTTCGCGCTGGACGCGCGGCCGGCGCTGGAGGTGTGGACCCGCCACTTTCCACTCAGCACCATGTCCTCCTGCCTGCAGTTGCGCGGCCGCCGGCTGGTGGAGCGCCTCGGCGCCGCCGAGCTGGTGTTCGAGCTGCGCGAGCGCGAGGGCCGTCTTGAAATGGTCTTGCAAGGCCTGCGCTTCCTCGGCATTCCCTGCCCACGCTGGCTGATGCCCGAGGTGCGCGCGGTGGAGAGCGGCGCGGGGCGGCGGCTGCACTTCGATGTCGGCGCCTGGGTGCCAGGATGCGGGCAGGTCGCGCGCTACCAGGGCCACCTCGACCTGGACAGCTGCGAATGGGAGCGGCAGGGATGATCGTGGTGTTCGACGCGCAGTGCCTGTTGTGCAGCCGCTGGGTGCAGTTCCTTCTGCAACACGACCGGCAGGGCCGGATCCGCTTCGCGTCGATGCAGGGAGCCACCGGCCGCGCGCTGCTGCAGGCCGCCGGCCTGCCACTGCAGGGCCTGGAAACGCTGCTGGTGCTGGACGGCGGCCGTTCCTGGCAGCACACCGCCGCCATCCTGCGAGTGCTGCACACACTTGGTGGTGCGTGGCGCCTGGCCTGGCTGGCCTGGCTGGTGCCGGCCCCGTTGCGCGACCGGCTCTACCGCTGGGTGGCTCGCCATCGCTATCGCCTGTTCGGCCGCAGCGAGGCCTGCCTGATGCCGACGCCGGAGCAGGCGGCCCGCTTCCTCGACTGAGGGGCAGCGCCCGGAGCGCGGCCGGCGCCCCGGGGCCGCCGGGTTCACTCGAACTTGTCGAGCACCGCGCCCGAGCTGGCGCTCGACGCATTGCGCGCGAACTTCGCCAGCACGCCGCGGGTGTAGCGCGGCAGCGGCGCCTTCCAGGCGGCGCGGCGACGTGCCAGTTCCTCGTCGGACACGTTGAGCTGCAGCAGCAGCTGGTGCGCGTCGATGGTGATGGAGTCCCCCTCCTGCACCAGGGCGATGGTGCCGCCCGCCGCCGCTTCCGGCGCCACATGCCCCACCACCATGCCCCAGGTGCCGCCGGAGAAGCGACCATCGGTGATCAGGCCGACCGACTCGCCCAGCCCCTGGCCGATCAGCGCGCCGGTGGGCGCCAGCATCTCCGGCATGCCGGGGCCACCCTTGGGGCCCAGGTAGCGCAGCACCATCACGTCGCCGGCCTGGATCTGCTTGGCCATGATGGCGGCCAGGGCCGACTGCTCATCGTCGAAGACCCGTGCCGGGCCGGTGATCACCGGGTTCTTCAAGCCGGTGATCTTGGCCACCGCGCCCTCGGTGGCGAGGTTGCCGCGCAGGATGGCCAGGTGGCCTTCGGGATAGAGCGCCTGCGAGATGGGCCGAATGACATCCTGGTCCGCGCGCGGCTCGTCCGGCACGTCGGCCAGGTTCTCCGCCACCGTCTTGCCGGTGATGGTGATGCAGTCGCCATGCAGGAGCCCGGCCTTCAGCAGCACCTTCATCACCTGGGGAATGCCACCGGCCCGGTGCAGGTCGACCGCCAGGTACTTGCCGGACGGCTTCAGGTCGCACAGCACCGGCACCTTCTTGCGCATGCGCTCGAAGTCGTCGATGGTCCACTCCACCTCCGCGGCATGTGCGATGGCCAGGAAGTGCAGCACTGCGTTGGTGGAGCCGCCCGTGGCCAGGATCACCGCCACCGCGTTCTCGATGGCCTTGCGGGTGACGATGTCGCGCGGCTTGAGGTCCTGCCGCACGGCCTCCACCAGCACGCGGGCCGATTCCTTCGCCGAGTTGGCCTTTTCCTCGTGCGGGTTGGCCATGGTGGAGGAGTAGGGCAGGCTCATGCCCAGCGCCTCGAAGGCCGAGCTCATCGTGTTGGCGGTGTACATGCCGCCGCAGGAGCCGCTGCCGGGGATGGCGCGGCGCTCGATCTCGCAGAAGTCTTCCTCGCTCATCTTGCCGGCCGAGAACTGGCCGACCGCCTCGAAGACGCTGACGATGTTCAGGTCCTGGCCCTTGTAGTGGCCCGGCAGGATGGTGCCACCGTAGACGTAGATGGCCGGCACGTTGGCGCGCAGGATGCCCATCAGCCCGCCCGGCATGTTCTTGTCGCAGCCGCCGACCACCAGCACGCCGTCCATCCACTGGCCCTGCACGCAGGTCTCGATGCAGTCGGAGATCACCTCGCGCGAGACCAGCGAGTACTTCATGCCTTCCGTGCCCATCGCCATGCCGTCGCTGATGGTCGGCGTGCCGAAGATCTGCGCGTTGCCGCCGGCCTCCTCGATGCCGGCCACCGCCGCGTCGGCCAGCCGCTGCAGGCCCGAGTTGCAGGGCGTGATGGTCGAGTGGCCGTTGGCCACGCCGATCATCGGCTTGCGAAAGTCCTCGGCCTGGTAGCCGAGCGCGTAGTACATCGAGCGGTTGGGCGCGCGCGCCACGCCCTCGGTGATGTTCTTGGAGCGGCGGTTGATGCTCATGGCGTCCTCTTCGGGGATTCGTGGGGGTCTGGAGCCCCACAGTATGCGGCGACGGTTCTCTCTGCTCCAATATATCTTTCAGCTGTGATTGATTCATCGGATATATGAAAGGGCGCCCGTGGAACTGAGGCAGCTCAGGCAATTCGTTGCGGTGGCCGAGGAACTGCACTTCGGCCGCGCCGCTGCCCGCCTTCACATGACGCAGCCGCCCCTGACCATGGCCATCCGCCAGCTCGAGGCCTTGCTGGGCGTGGAGCTGTTCCGGCGCACCCGCCGCTCGGTCGCACTGAGTGCGGCCGGGGCGGTGCTGCTGCCCGAGGCGCGGCGACTGCTGGCTGACGCCGATCGGCTGGGGCCGCTGGCGCGTGCCGCCGCGCAGGGCGGGCTGGGCCGGCTGCGGCTGGCCTTTGTGTCCACCATCGGCTACGGCCCGCTGCCGCACTGGCTCAAAAGCTTCCGGGAGGCCTGGCCCGGCGTCGAGCTCGCCCTTCAGGAGGCGACGCTGGATGTGCAGCTGGCCGCCTTCGCGGCCGGCGAGATCGACGCCGGCTTCGTGCTGCATGCGCCGGGGGCCAGCGGCGTGGCCGGCTTCGAGTCGCAGGTGGTGTTGCGCGAGCCGCTCGTGCTGGCCCTGCCAAGCGACCATGTGCTGGCCGAAGGCGAGGCACCGGCGCTGTCTGCGGTGCTGGCGGAACCGCTGGTGATCTTCCCGCGCGGCATCGCGCCCTCCCTTTATGATGCGGTGCTTTCGCTGTACAGCGCCCATCAATGGGCGCCGCACATCGGCCAGGAAGCGAACCAGATGCAAACCATCGTCAACCTCGTGTCGGCCGGCATGGGGGTGGCGTGGGTGCCGGCCTCGGTGACCCGGTTGCAGCGCCCCGGAGTGGTCTATCGTCCGCTGCCGACGAGCGGCCTGGCCTGTGAAACCAGCCTGCTCTGGGCGCCGCAGCACCATCCGGTGGTGGATCGCTTCGTCGACCATGTGCAGGCGCAGATCGTCGCGCCATGAGCCCAACCACAAGGACCCGCTGATGCTGGTGCATCCCCAGTTCGACCCCATCGCCGTCAAGCTCGGCCCGCTCGCCATCCACTGGTACGGCCTGACCTACCTCGTTGCCTTCGGGCTCTTCCTGTGGCTCGGTTCGCTGCGTGTCAAGCAGCCGCAATGGGCGCAGGCCGGCTGGAGCCGCCGCGACATCGAAGACCTGCTGTTCTACGGTGTGCTCGGCGTCGTGCTGGGCGGGCGGCTGGGTTACGTGCTCTTCTACAAGCCGGTGTTCTACCTGACGCAGCCACTGGAAATCTTCAAGGTGTGGGAGGGCGGCATGGCCTTCCACGGCGGCCTGCTGGGCGTGCTGGTGGCGATGGCGGTGTTCGCCCGCACGCGCCAGCGCCGCTTCTTCGAAGTGACCGACCTGATCGCGCCTTGCGTGCCGACCGGCCTCGCCTCGGGTCGCATCGGCAACTTCATCAACGGGGAGCTGTGGGGCCGGCCGGCCGACCCGGACCTGCCGTGGGCCATGGTCTTCCCCCAGTCGGGCACCAACGATCCCCGCCATCCCTCGCCGCTGTACCAATTCGGCATGGAAGGCCTGTTGCTTTTTGTCCTGTTGTGGCTCTATGCCCGCAAGCCGCGCGCTACTGGCCAGGTCTCCGGCGCCTTCCTGTTTGGCTACGGCACCTTCCGCTTCATCGCCGAGTACTTCCGCGAGCCCGACCGTTTCCTCAACCTGCTTGCACTGGGATTGAGCATGGGCCAATGGCTGAGCGTGCCGATGATGCTTGCTGGTGCACTGATCTGGTGGTGGGCCGGCCGCCGGGCGCGCTGACGCCCCAAAAAAAACGGTCTTTGCCACGCGAAGGTGCGAAGACCGAGAAGGGCCGGAGCCCTGAGGAGATAAGGAGCAATCGCCCAACGCAGAGGGCCAGCATTCAAAGCAAGACCCGGGCCATCTGATTCGGGCGATGTTGCTCCGTGCCGGGAGCCAGCGTTCCCGTCGGTCCGGTACCGCTAGCGCGGATGCGAGAGCAAGATCAGCTCGGCATCCTGTCGATTGCCGGTGTACAGCTGCGCAACAGGAACGGTCCGGCGAGAGGTGCCAGCATTCTCCTCAGGAGTGTCGGCGCGCGCCGCCCGCAGTCGCTGCAAGCGGCTCGCGCGCATCACTTGTCGGTCTTGTGAATCGTGCCGAGCGTCAGGGTCTTGACATGGTACTTACCTTGGTAGTCCGGCAGTGCGAAGAGGTTGTTGCGCGCCATCACGATACCCATCGCGGGTTCCTGTTGCAGGAAGATGATGTCACCCGCGTTTGCGGTGACTTCCGCCTCGGCCCAGTTCTCCGCCTTCGAGTAGATGCGGTGCGTGCCCGGCTTCAGATTGAAGTAGATGAACTGGGAGCCACGGGTGTATCCCATCTCCGAGTCGGTCTCCTGATCGTCCACGAAGACGTTGAAGCGGATCAGCGTGCCGAGGCCCGAAGGGCGCACGACGTAGACGATCGCCTGGCCTTCCTGCGGCAGCTTGGGCAGCTGGTACGAAGCGACTTCCGCCTTCATCACCTCGGGTGCCGGCAGAGTGGCACACCCGGACAGAACAGCGATGGTGACTGCGGCAAGCGCCGCTTTGATGGCTCCAACTCTCATTTCGATACTCCGACTCTCGTTGACGGCCCGGCGGGCTGTCGCTACAAGGAGGTGGAGTTTTTCATTGGTAAGTATTTGTATCAATCCCTCGCCTTGGTGTGAAAGGGAGGCGACAAGACGCGGTGATGGAGGCTGCAACGCGACATGCCTCACGGGCGTTCGCGTGGATCTGTGCTAAGCGATCCAGTGTCGCTTCATGCCGGCTGGGCTGAGAGTGCCATCCGCACCGAGACCGGTATGGCGTGGTAGCCAGCGGCCCACGCCGGCGAAGGGCGAGATCGATGCTGCGACGCTGGCTCAGCTGCGGCGCGGCATTTGGCACTTGAACGTTCGCTTGAGCCAGTCCAGCGAACGGCTGGCCAGGGTGAGAAGCAGGGGGGCCATCACGCGTTCCCGCTCCATCAGCACGCCGCGGTTGCCCAACTGCAACAGGAAGGCCTTCACCGAGTCCTTGCCCAGCCCGCTGGCGCGCACCAGCTGCGCCAGCGGCACGAAGCCGTGCGACATCTGGTGCAGCATGCGCTGGTAAGCCGTGCGCTGGTAAGCGCTCGGCAACTCGGGCCAGCCGGACAGTTTGTATTCCTTCATGGTCCCTGGGCTCTCTGGTCGGGAAGGCACTGTGCACAGTGCGACGGGGGGCGAGACTAACTTGCCGGTCCGGCACCCTAAGTGACATTCCTCACATCAGACGCGGATCGCGCGTGTCCAGGCGTGACAAAAGGCTGCGAAAGGATGGTCGAGGAGCGCCGGCGAATGACTTTGTCGCTGCCGCTACACTTTGTCCCATGTTGGTGATCGGGATTGAATCGTCTTGCGACGAAACCGGCGTAGCGCTGGTACAGAACGTCGGCTCTGCCGTGCCTCGCCTGCTGTCGCATGCCCTGCACAGCCAGATCGAGATGCACCAGGCCTATGGAGGGGTGGTGCCCGAGCTCGCCTCACGCGACCACATCCGGCGGGTGCTGCCGCTGGCGCGGCAGGTCTTGCAGGACAGCGGGCGCAGCCTGGCGGAGGTCGACGTGGTGGCCTACACGCGTGGCCCGGGCCTGGCGGGCGCGCTGCTTGTCGGCGCGGGGGCAGCCTGTGCGCTGGGTGCCGCCCTGGGCAAGCCGGTGCTGGGAGTGCACCATTTGGAAGGGCATCTGTTGTCGCCCTTCCTGTCGACGGATCCGCCGGAGTTTCCCTTCGTGGCCCTGCTCGTCTCTGGAGGGCACACGCAGCTGATGCGGGTGGATGGCGTGGGGCAATACGAACTGCTCGGCGAGACGATCGACGATGCCGCCGGCGAGGCCTTCGACAAATCGGCCAAGCTGTTGGGCCTCGGCTATCCGGGCGGCCCTCAGCTGGCGCGCCTGGCCGAGTTCGGGGACCCGGCCGCCTTCGAGCTGCCGCGGCCCCTGCTGCACAGTGGCAACCTCGATTTTTCCTTCGCGGGCCTGAAGACGGCCGTCTGGACCCAGGTGCGCAAGCTCGGCAGCAACGTGTGTGAGCAGGACCGGGCTCATCTGGCTGCCTCGACCCAGGCCGCCATCGTCGAGGTGTTGCTGAAGAAGTCGCTCAAGGCGCTCAAGCAGACCGGACTCAAGCGTCTGGTGGTGGCGGGTGGTGTCGGCGCCAACCGGTCCCTGCGCAGCCAGCTCGACGAGGCCTGCCGTCGTCGTGGCGTGCGGGTGCACTATCCGGAGCTGGCCCTGTGCACCGACAACGGCGCGATGATCGCGCTGGCCGGCGCCATGCGGCTGCAGGCCGGCCGCGCCCAGGCCCGCTGCGACTACGCCTTCGACGTCAAGCCCCGCTGGGACCTCGCCTCGGTCTGACTGCGGCGTGCATCGGGACAAGGGGTGCTTTCAGGGGCGCCTCTCGCCACGCCGCCCGGCGGCTCCGGGTTCGACGCGGCCGCACCAGGGCCGCAACGCCATCAGCCTGGCGTCCCGATGCGGCTCAGTTCACGCGGGCTCAGTTCACCCGGATCTGCACGCGCTGGGCGGCGGCCTGCTTCGGCAGCGTCAACCTCAGCACGCCGTTGTCGAAGCGGGCCTGGGCCCCGGCCTGGTCCACCGCCGCCGGCAGGGTGAAGCTGCGCGCATAGCGGGCGGGTGCGCGCTCGCGGTAGAGCATGCGCGGTGCCTCGGCGTCCGGCGCAGCGGAGGCCGCCTTGGCCTCCGCCAGCAGCTGTACGCGGCGGCCTTCCACCGACAGCTGGATGTCTTCGCGCGTCACGCCAGGCAGGTCGGCGGTGACGAGATAGGCGGTGGCGGTCTCCACGATGTCGAGCGCCGGCGCGCGACTCGCTTCGGCGCGGTGCTCTTCGGTCGCCTGGCCGCGGGCTTGCAAGCCGTCGTGCAGCAGGCGGTCGACGGCACGCAGCACATCGGGGCGCAGGGCGGTGCTGCGGGCGGTACGGGCAATGGGCATCACGAACATCGGAACTCCTACAATCGTTGCGGTCGCTGCGCAGTCTGCAGCCCCATGCCGCAGGAATTGAGTGCGGCTTTTTTCTTTTCAAGATGCGCACTTCCTTCCATCCTGCTGTCCTCTCCACACGCGGCGTGCAAAGTGCACGCCGCATGGTCGCTGTGCTCGCTGCGGCCCTGCTCGGCACGGCGGCCTGCGCCCAGGCGCCGGCGCCGACCATCAAGCTGGCCCTGGTCGAAGGCCTGTCCGGCAGCTTCGCGAACGCCGGCGAGGCGGTGCACCGCAACATCGCCTGGGCGGTGGAGCGGGTCAACGCCCGCGGCGGCGTGAAGCTGCCCGGCGGCGCCCGCAAGCTGGAGCTGCTGCGGCTCGACAGCAAGGGCAACACCGAGGAAGCCTTGTCGATGTTCCGCGCGGCGGTGGACCAGGGCGCCGGCTTTGTCCTGCAGGGCAACAGCTCGGCCACTGCCGCGGCACTGCTCGACGCGGTCAACAAGCACAACCAGCGCGAGCCACAGCGCCAGGCGCTGTTCCTGAACTACTCCGCGGTGGACCCGGCGTTGACCAACGAGAAATGCAGCTTCTGGCATTTCCGCTTCGACGCCCATGCCGACATGCGACTGGCAGCGCTGATGGATGTGCTGGCGGCCGACCGTGGCGTGCATCGCGTCTACCTGATCGGCCAGGACTACAGCTTCGGCCAGCATGTGGTGCGCAAGAGCCGCGAGATGCTGGCGGCCCGCCGCCCCGACATCGAGGTGGTGGGGCAGGAGCTGCACCCGCTGGGCCGCATCAAGGACTTCCTGCCCTATGCCGCCAAGATGAAGGCGGCCGGCGCGCAAGCCGTGGTCACCGGCAACTGGGGCAACGACCTGACGCTGCTGATCCGCGCGGCGCGCGAGGCGGGCCTCGATGCGAAGTTCTATACCTTCTACGGCAATGCCCTCGGTGCGCCGGCGGCCATCGGCGATGCCGGGGTCGGCAAGGTCCTGGCGGTGGCCGAGTGGCATCCCAATGTCGGCACGCCCAGCTCCGACGCCTTCTATGCCAGCTTCCGCCAGCGTTTCCCGCAACCGGCCGACGACTATGTGCACGCGCGCATGCAGGCCATGGTGGAGCTGCTGGTGCAGTCCATGCAGAAGGCCGGCAGTGCCGAGCCGGCCAAGGTGGCCCGCGCGATGGAGGGGGCCGCCTACGACGGTCGCAGCCTGGGCGGCTTCCATGCCGGGCGCATGCGGGCGGCCGACCATCAGTTCATCCAGCCGCTCTACGTCAGCCAGATGCAGCGCGCCGGCGGCGACGGCGCGCGCTTCGACAACGAAGGCTCCGGCTACGGCTTCAAGACCATGCGCTATCTCACGCCGGAGGCCACCGAGCAGCCCACCAGCTGCCGCATGACGCGGCCGTGACGCAGCGGGCTGCGCCGCCGGTGCCACGCTGGTGGGCAAGCGGTCCACGGCTTGCCGTATAATCCCGGCTTCCTGCCCGAAGGCTGCCCGTTCAGGGGAGTGCCTGCCTGGTGCCTCAAGGCCCGGGCCGGCCAGGCAGGAAACGCACGGCGCGAGTTGGTTTCACCCGCGACCGCAAGTGAAAACGAAACCGCAGGCTCTGTTCCGGGCAGCGGTTTCCATTCAAGGAATCGAGTAAAAATGTCCGTTGCAGAAATGAACAAGGCCGACATCATCAAGGCCAACGCCCGTGGCGCTGCCGACACCGGCTCTCCCGAAGTGCAGGTCGCTCTGCTGACCGCCCGCATCAACGAGCTGACCCCCCACTTCAAGCTGCATGCCAAGGATCACCATGGCCGCCGCGGCCTGCTGAAGATGGTGAACCGTCGCAAGCGCCTGCTGGCTTACCTGAAGGGTAAGGACGCCGACCGCTACACCGCGCTGATCCAGAAGCTGGGCCTGCGCAAGTAAGCTGCCGACAATGAAAGAGAGCCTGTCTGGGATTGCCAGTACAGGCTCTTTGTTTTTGGAGCCGTGCCGACGTAAAGCGTTGCTGTGTCATTCCAGGGGGGTTGCCGCACCGGCAGTCCCGCTGGAATGGCATCCGCGCTACGGCGGGCGACTCCAGGCCAAATGCGCTGCCACAACGCGCAAGTATCACTGGAGACACTCATGAGCAGTCTGTTCAACAAAGTCACGAAGACCTTCCAATGGGGCCAGAACACGGTCCGCATGGAAACCGGCGAAATCGCTCGCCAGGCCACCGGCGCAGTGCTGGTGGACATCGACGACACCGTGGTGCTGGCCACCGTCGTCGCCGCCAAGAACCCGAAGCCGGGCCAGGACTTCTTCCCGCTGACGGTCGACTACATCGAGAAGACCTATGCCGCCGGCAAGATCCCGGGCAGCTTCTTCAAGCGTGAAGGCCGCCCCAGCGAGCTGGAAACCCTGACCTCGCGCCTGATCGACCGTCCGATCCGCCCGCTGTTTCCCGAAGGCTTCTTCAACGAAGTGCAGCTCGTCATCCACGTGCTGTCGCTGAACCCCGAGGTCGATGCCGACATCGCCGCCATGATCGCCAGCAGCGCTGCGCTGTCGATCTCCGGCATCCCGTTCAATGGCCCCATCGGCGCCGCGCGAGTGGGCTACATCAACGGCGAGTACGTGCTCAACCCGAGCAAGACGCAGCAGACCACCTCGCGCATGGACCTGGTGGTGGCCGGCACCGAAGCCGCCGTGCTGATGGTCGAGTCCGAAGCCGACCAGCTGCCGGAGGACGTCATGCTGGGCGCCGTGGTGTTCGGCCACGAGCAGGGCAAGATCGCCATCAACGCCATCCATGAGCTGGTGCGCGAAGCCGGCAAGCCCGAGTGGGACTGGCAGCCCCCGGCGAAGGACGAAGCCTTCATCGCCAAGGTGAATGGCCTGGCCGAAGAGAAGCTGCGCGCCGCCTACCAAATCCGCTCCAAGCAGGCCCGCACCCAGGCCACCCGCGACGCCTATGCCGCGGTGAAGGAAGCGCTGAAGGCCGAAGGCGCCGAGTTCGACGAAGTGAAGGTCGAGGGCCTGCTGTTCGAGATCGAGGCCCGCATCGTGCGCAGCCAGATCCTGGCGGGCGAGCCGCGCATCGACGGCCGTGACACCCGCACCGTGCGCCCGATCGAGATCCGCACCGGCGTGCTGCCTCGCACCCATGGCTCGGCCCTGTTCACCCGCGGTGAAACGCAGGCGGTGGTGGTGGCCACGCTCGGTACCGAGCGCGACGCCCAGATCATCGATGCGCTGAGCGGCGAGTTCACCGACCGCTTCATGCTGCACTACAACATGCCTCCGT
This genomic stretch from Eleftheria terrae harbors:
- a CDS encoding c-type cytochrome, with the protein product MKHALALVAALSATCAASPAFASQQLAQQKNCMACHATDKKLVGPSFKDVAAKYAGQKDAADKLAQKVIKGGAGVWGPVPMPANAQVSEAEAKQLVQWVLSVK
- a CDS encoding TIGR04438 family Trp-rich protein, which produces MWFVGLGLLFILMKWAEFGPVAAWEWWWVLSPFLAAIFWWMWADGTGYTKRREVEKMEARKEERRKKNLAALGMEPRKRR
- a CDS encoding saccharopine dehydrogenase family protein, which translates into the protein MSGFRVLVIGGYGFFGRRLVERLGRDPRYEVVLGGRSLEQARSAVAALQPAARARLEATRLDATAPASLAQALQQWQPQLVVHTSGPFQGQDYRVAQACIDARTHYVDLADGREFVCGIGGLDAAACRRGVLVASGASSVPALSAAAADHLAAGWQRVDRIDIGISPGNRTDRGLATVTAILSYCGQPLPGRSGAVGWSGSWRHRYAAPVGERLLSPCDVPDLALLPARYPGQPAVRFGAGLELRWMHRGMNLMAALARRGWVRDWSAHARLLKAVADRVRRFGSDAGAMHVEVQGLDAAGRPARRQWELLATAGDGPSVPTLAAAALARRLAGGDLVHRGALPCLGLLTLDDVAAQAQGLQIVMKEIEP
- a CDS encoding DUF4166 domain-containing protein, giving the protein MYESVMGEAYGRLAPAVQDFHRLAGRLALRGEVVVQAPAGWLARLLAWALRAPLRASAGPIRFALDARPALEVWTRHFPLSTMSSCLQLRGRRLVERLGAAELVFELREREGRLEMVLQGLRFLGIPCPRWLMPEVRAVESGAGRRLHFDVGAWVPGCGQVARYQGHLDLDSCEWERQG
- a CDS encoding thiol-disulfide oxidoreductase DCC family protein; the protein is MIVVFDAQCLLCSRWVQFLLQHDRQGRIRFASMQGATGRALLQAAGLPLQGLETLLVLDGGRSWQHTAAILRVLHTLGGAWRLAWLAWLVPAPLRDRLYRWVARHRYRLFGRSEACLMPTPEQAARFLD
- the ilvD gene encoding dihydroxy-acid dehydratase, whose product is MSINRRSKNITEGVARAPNRSMYYALGYQAEDFRKPMIGVANGHSTITPCNSGLQRLADAAVAGIEEAGGNAQIFGTPTISDGMAMGTEGMKYSLVSREVISDCIETCVQGQWMDGVLVVGGCDKNMPGGLMGILRANVPAIYVYGGTILPGHYKGQDLNIVSVFEAVGQFSAGKMSEEDFCEIERRAIPGSGSCGGMYTANTMSSAFEALGMSLPYSSTMANPHEEKANSAKESARVLVEAVRQDLKPRDIVTRKAIENAVAVILATGGSTNAVLHFLAIAHAAEVEWTIDDFERMRKKVPVLCDLKPSGKYLAVDLHRAGGIPQVMKVLLKAGLLHGDCITITGKTVAENLADVPDEPRADQDVIRPISQALYPEGHLAILRGNLATEGAVAKITGLKNPVITGPARVFDDEQSALAAIMAKQIQAGDVMVLRYLGPKGGPGMPEMLAPTGALIGQGLGESVGLITDGRFSGGTWGMVVGHVAPEAAAGGTIALVQEGDSITIDAHQLLLQLNVSDEELARRRAAWKAPLPRYTRGVLAKFARNASSASSGAVLDKFE
- a CDS encoding LysR family transcriptional regulator encodes the protein MELRQLRQFVAVAEELHFGRAAARLHMTQPPLTMAIRQLEALLGVELFRRTRRSVALSAAGAVLLPEARRLLADADRLGPLARAAAQGGLGRLRLAFVSTIGYGPLPHWLKSFREAWPGVELALQEATLDVQLAAFAAGEIDAGFVLHAPGASGVAGFESQVVLREPLVLALPSDHVLAEGEAPALSAVLAEPLVIFPRGIAPSLYDAVLSLYSAHQWAPHIGQEANQMQTIVNLVSAGMGVAWVPASVTRLQRPGVVYRPLPTSGLACETSLLWAPQHHPVVDRFVDHVQAQIVAP